From one Leptotrichia sp. OH3620_COT-345 genomic stretch:
- a CDS encoding autotransporter domain-containing protein, whose product NSLNWTISGEGYVSRSDMHRKFLVVDEIFEAKSSYYTYGAALKNEISKEFRTSERTSIKPYGSLKLEYG is encoded by the coding sequence AACAGTTTAAACTGGACGATATCGGGAGAAGGTTATGTATCGAGAAGCGATATGCATAGAAAGTTCCTTGTAGTGGATGAGATATTTGAGGCAAAATCGTCATATTACACATATGGAGCGGCATTAAAGAATGAGATAAGCAAAGAGTTCAGGACGAGTGAAAGAACGAGTATAAAGCCTTATGGAAGTTTAAAACTTGAATATGG